The genomic interval CATTGCAAACAGAAAATGCCATAcgggctggggggaggggagggcaggggacagGTTGCTCACTCTGGTCAAGGCCAGAGTGACAGTCAAGAAACCCTGCTCCTCTAGGTCTTAAATCCAATCACAAGGGCAGACGGAATCTATCTCTGCCAATCTGTGGCCCCTTCTCTGCATGAGATGCTGTCTGTTCCAATTCATGAGATCGGGTAAATCACTATTTCTGAGCAGCATAGACTCTTGGGTCCTGTGCTTTCTTAGATCCCACAGCCCTCAAGTAGAAAGCAAGTCAATCCTGCCCCATTATAGTGACATACTAGGAAAAACCTCAGAGGCCACAAATGTTCTCTTCTTTTCTAACCAAGGATAGTGCCAGCTATTCTCATCTACATAGTAAgacagatgtgctgtcatttgCACTTTTTAGACTCAAGTTTTCCTTGTGGCCTGCTCAGACTCAAAATTCAGACTGGGAAAAGTAGTAAGCTGCCTAAGCTTCAGCTTCCAAAACAGTTTTCCGGAAGCCCTGTATTGGTGTAATAAAGCTGAtgctatatttaaataaaatttatggtAATCTGTCACACTGGTGACCCCAAATGGACTCACACATTTGTACCCTTGAACCTGGGCTAGATTTGTAACTTACTTTAACCAGTATAATGAGGCAGAAATGACACTGTGCCACTTACAAGCCTAAACCTTAAAAAGATTTGGATGcagtctgggtgcagtgactcacgcctataatcccagcactttggaaggccatggaGGGAGGAACACAAGtcgaggagttcaaggccagcctagggaaatatagcaagactcatctctacaaaaactttaaaaatttagctgggtgtcatAACataaacctgtagtcccaactactcaagaggctgaggtcaaggctgcagtttaACCATGActctgccactgaactccagcctgggcaacagagcaagaccctgtatcaaaaataaataaaatttaaaaaataaaatataaagcaacGATTATTTACCAACACACCTATTTCTCAGTTGTCATGAGAACCAAATGATAATACAGTTACTCtttaggccaggtacggtggctcatgcctgtcatcccagcatgttgggaggccaagcaggggtggttcacaaggtcaggagttcaagaccagcctggccaatatgggaaaaccccatctctactaaaaataaaaaaattagctgggcatggtgtagtcccagctacatggaaggctgaagcaggagaatcacttgaatcccggaggcagaggttgcagtgagccaagatcatgccactgcactccagcctgggcaacagagtgagactccatctcaaaacatttatatatatatatatatatatatagttactatttaaaaatgtgaaatgctATACTAACATACAGTATAATAGATACTCTTCATAATGccagaaaaaacagtgaaattcATCTCTACaagtgtttttatcatttttcctcCATTAAGTATTAGTAACTAGTTCCCTGGATACCactataaaggaaaatttattggGTTATTCATTGCTCATTataattatatcatattttttattctaagagtaaaaaagaacttttttttctaataattacaAAATCAAAGTTTATTAACATGTAATAACATGCTATGATTACCTACTACCAGGGAGATAATCTTATAGGTACAGAAAGGTCAACAGTTTACCAATCACACTATGCTTTAACCATACTAGTTAGCTACTTAATCCATCCAAAAATAACTGAATAGGAATCTTCATTTACTTTGTAAagtctccatttttatttgacaaaGCCTTCTGAAAGAAAGTATTCGGAAGTAAGGTATAAAtgaatagagaagaaaaagttcTTAAAGTTTCTTATTTCACTTACATCACCTGCCTCCTCCCTAACCCCCAGCCCAAATTAAGACAAAGAAGGCAACAATCCAAATGAAAGCTCTGACATTGCTAACTGCTCTTCTCTACCCAATTCATCCCTCAGACTCCAGCTCTCATGCACTATTAAACAAGGAGGGTAGATACTCTGATAAAAGTCTAGGACTCAAGAATCACAAAATGTTAAGAACTAGAAGGAATCTTGTGGGATTATCTAGTCTTGCTGACAAGGTCATTTAAAGGCAGCAACTACATTCAACTGATGATAAAGCCATTACATTATCTtcatacaagaaagaaaaccatcatTGTTAACAATCTCCTGATTCCACTTTACCCACCAGCTGAATGATGCTTTGAGCAAATCATTTAAATTCTTGGGCTAGTTTTCCTGTAATATAATAGTAAATAACATTAGTCAAAATTCACTGTAAACTGTAAAccacaacaaaaatataatattgtATCTCTGTATATATACAGCATATCTCTACAGTAAGAGTTCTTATCAGTATATAGAAGAATCTGAAGGTTCTACGGTTTTAAAAAGCTCCCagtaggcagggcacagtggcttacactgtaatcctagcactttcaaaggccaaggcaggctgatcacttgagctcaggagttcaacaccagcctgagcaatatagtgacaccccatctctacaaaaaaaaatacaaaaattagccaagtgtggtggcaagagcctgtggttctagctactcgggagactgaggcaagagaatctcttgagcctagaaggAGTGAAAGAAATTTtgcctcaggggaaaaaaaaaaaaaagctccaacTAATTCTGAGATGGGTGTCATGGATGAGCTTCAGATGGTGCATGGACTCCCCTAAAATTATAGCCACAAAGCACAGGTATATATGGAAGTTTTCCAGGCCAGCAGATTTCTTAAGTTTCACCAAGAATTACTAATCCCCAAAAGGTTGTAAAGTAGCACACCTATGCTGAGGGTAAAGCTTCATGATTGTGCTCAAAATGGTACCACGTTCTCCCAACCAACCTGGATCAGAATcagttatttttactttcttcatttgcCCTGTCATCACATTTTGGCTATtctacttcctttcttcctttccattcacATGCACCACACCTCAGTCCCCCCACTACCCATGACTACAATACCTGGGAGGTCTTTCTACCTCCAGGCTCTCCCTACCTAATTCACACTACAGGCTGCTATCCCACTAATCCTTCTGAAACAAAGCGTTCAAATTGTTTCACTCACAACTCAAAATCATCTGTGGAAGCCCCACCACCTAGTAAATCCAAGGTTCATAAGCCTGGCATTAAAAACAACCCAtacccgggcgcggtggctcaagcctgtaatcccagcactttgggaggccgaggcggctggatcacgaggtcaagagatcgagaccatcctggtcaacatggtgaaaccctggctctactaaaaatacaaaaattatctgggcatgttggcgcgtgcctgtaaatcccagctactcaggaggccgaggcagaagaattgtccgaacccaggaggcggaggttgcagtgagccgagattgtgccattgcactccaacctgggtaacgaaagtgaaactccgcctcaaaaaataaataaataaataaaaacaacccaTAAACTGTTCCAAATTTTTACTTCATGTTTTATCACCCTTTATCCAAATACAAATAACACTATGTTCCACCCAAACATAATTACTTGCCTCTCCCCAAACAGGAACTCTGTGCTCTCTTAGAGATCCCTCCCTGCTTGGATTACCTTTCCTATCTATCCAAAGTCATAGTCATCCTTCAAAACCATGATTTCAAAAGCCAGAAGCTCTACAAACTAACTCTCTTATCCCTACCTTGCCAAGTAAGATCTGAGCTCTACTTTCTTTGAAGTTGACTTTTGAGAGGATTTTGAGACTGTTTAtgaaaagtatatattaaaagacaaatagGGCATTTGTGTATAGCACTATGTACCTAATTAGTGTAAAAGCAGAAACTGCTAATCAGTTCATCTTTGTATTCCCCAAAATACCCCCCACAATTATGCAGTAAATGCCTAAAAACCATACGAGGAAGTAAAGGAAATTTCAGCCACTGTGGGGTAAACAGCAAAGATTACTATCTTTTTGCAGGCAGAGACTTTATCTGTGACATTCTCGATTATGCTGACTTCCAAAAAACATAACTAATAATTATTGCTTTTCAAAACCCTGATGTCGTAGGTCTTACCagcagttttgcattttaaggtAAGAACTATCTGAAAATGTTAATAAGCTAGGTTTCAAAGAACTATTACACATACTTTACAATTCCCAATCTGAGTAGCTCCCAACACTTGGCCATtatactttccattttaaaaatattaactatttatGAAAAATGATCATTTCTAGTCGCAGCTAATTTCCAACTTGATAGCTAAAAACAAGTCACACAATACAAGAATGACTTTCTTTGCTTGCATAACACACACAGATTTGGTGAGGCAGGTAAAACGGATTTACAAATACACATgaactcttgaaaaaaaaaaagaaagaaaaaaaacctgcagATAACTGTAAAGCAAGTATTTCTGGCAAAAACACCAAACGGGGAAAACAAAGACAACTttggatatgattttttttccccactactATTACCAGTAACATTTTAAAGCAGAAACACAAAATCTTGTTCCACATTAacctacacacaaaaaaaattttgttaaacttatcaaatagaaaaagaaagcaaaatcaagCCCCTGGAAAATGTTTTACTGGAAGAGTGAATGTCAAAATTACAACAGATGCTACTCTTCTTTGGTAATGAAGGTTTCATATAATTACCAGAGCAAAGAaaactccaaatccacagaacagaGGACTGTGAACAAGACTGACCATTTAAAGGTCGTAAAGATAAGGagcaaacaacaaaatgaaattttttaaaaaagaaaaggaagattaaAGGTAAGTGTGTAAGTCACAGACAAGATAAGAACTGCTAAAATCTGCAAGGTCACAGGGACCTACCAGGTCACAAAAGGTAGAGGTGGGGGTTGcgctggggtgggggggcagggaggggagctgCAGAGTCGGTGAAGAACCGGGAGTGACAAAAACCTGTCAGAAAAAGGCATTTCGAGGCTGGAGTCCTTGGTCTGCAACGCTGAAATTGGGGTGAAGCTCAGGGCACGGGCAATGAGTCCATTTGTGTTCTGAGTGAGGTGTTAGGAAAAGGTGAAGGAAGGCGAAGAGAAGGCTAAGGAAGAACTGCGGCTGCAGAGTCACGGAAACACTTCGCTCCGCTCCAGGATCACTGGCACAGGCCTGTGCCAGGGCCAACTCGGGGCAAGACCCGTGACCCCACCCCAGAAAACTCCCGGCTCCCGGGCTGGAGAAGGCAGCCAAGGCAGGGCGGACCGTCCTCCCATCGGCCCTTGGAGGGTCCCGCCTGCGGGCGGACGGCGCCGGGTGCCGGGCACTGCGGCCGAAGCTCGGAGCCCgcgccccctccctccccacccgcGTCCCCAGCCCCGCGCCCCCAGCCCCGCGCCGCGCAGTCCTTACCCGGCGCGAAGCTGTCGGCTCCCGGCAGCCGGGCGGCCACTGCACGGCACCTCTTCCTGCGGCGGGCGCCCTCACCCTTCCGCGCCCAAGATCGCCATCTCTCAGCAGGCGCGGCGGCGGCAGCCACCCAGGCGTCGGCCCCGGCAGCCCAGGCCGCCTCAGACGCTCGGAACCCGCACGCCGAGCTCGCCGACACCcgaccctccccccacccccaccccggccACGCGCCACCCCCAGGCGACCCCACACCTCCCTTCCTCGGGAGCGCGCTGCGTGGCAGCGTCGCCGGCGCCGCGCCCCGAGCGCGCGCCTCCCCGCCGGCCCCGGCACCGCGCGCGACGCCGCGACCGCCCAAAGCCTCCAACTCCGGACCCGGAATCGGCCTCCCCCGAGCATGCGCAACGAGGGCTCTCGGAGGCTGCTTCGGGAGAACTCCGCTCCTCCGGGTCCTGCGAGCGGTCCCGCGAAGGGGAGGGACAGCCAATAGCGGGGAAGGGCGGGGCCTGAACCTGTGGAAGGGGCGGGGCCGCCGCTGAGGTTTGGGAAGAGGCTGTTCTAAGATCGCGCTGGGCCCTGAGAACTCGACTTTCCGGTAAGTGGCCGATTCCAGAGCAGGACTTCTTAAGGTCCTGGGGCGAAAGTAGGCTGTTCATAAATACTCCTTGACCTAGCTGAGGGTTTGACTTAGAACCCATTCCAAGAGTAAATAATTGCATTTATCCATGGTCATACTCGAAGACTTGCAGTCCATTATTTATTAATCAAAACCTTCATCCCCCGTGCCCTCACTCACATCAGCCCAGCGATAAAGCTGATGCTTACTAAGCAAGTACGCGTGTTGGCACAATTAACTCACACAACAATCCCGTAAAG from Saimiri boliviensis isolate mSaiBol1 chromosome 15, mSaiBol1.pri, whole genome shotgun sequence carries:
- the LOC141581389 gene encoding uncharacterized protein LOC141581389, whose product is MKRGEENQKKTSKKNFKEEETVANPTKKLPAPGLEKAAKAGRTVLPSALGGSRLRADGAGCRALRPKLGARAPSLPTRVPSPAPPAPRRAVLTRREAVGSRQPGGHCTAPLPAAGALTLPRPRSPSLSRRGGGSHPGVGPGSPGRLRRSEPARRARRHPTLPPPPPRPRATPRRPHTSLPRERAAWQRRRRRAPSARLPAGPGTARDAATAQSLQLRTRNRPPPSMRNEGSRRLLRENSAPPGPASGPAKGRDSQ